The Streptomyces sp. NBC_00510 genomic interval CCGACGGTCACGGGCATCACTCGGCATACGTACAGATGGAGCACGTCGGCAAGTACAACTCGGTCAAGGAGAAGGAGACGGCGGTCTGGATCGGCGTCCGCGACGCGGAGCATCCGTACGGCTTCGCCGAGTTCTCCGTCGACCCGGGCCGTCACCCCGGTGACATGACCCGCATCCACGTCACCTACTACAACATCATCACGCCCACAGGTGAGCTGTCGGTCTTCGAGAAGTTCACGCTCCAACGCCGTCGTAGTGACGGCGGCCACGGCCAGCACTGACCCACCGCGACCAGCAGCAGTAGTCGGCAACGCCTGGGGCCGGGACGTCGTCCCGGCCCCAGGCGTTGCGCCCGGGATTCTCCGTGCGTCGACTTCTGCGAAACCCCGCGTGAGGAGTGCGAGTCGGCCGCACCAGGCCGGACCGTCTTCACCCCAGCTGCCGCGGCGGCCGGGGTTCCAGTACCCGCTGATACGGCTTGGTTCCCAGTCCGCACGTGATCACTGGCACCAGCTTCGTCGCCCGGCAAACCGCAGCAGCCAAGAGACTTCGGCGAGATCGGGTCCCGTCGACGTTGTCCATGGGGGCCGGACTGAGGCATCGGCCAGTGCGCCGCGGGCGGGCACGAAGGGAGCCGGGCGGCCGGCGGGATCAGCGGTCCGCCCACGCCTCCACCGCGGTCGTCACCGGCACCCCCGTAAGCGCCGACTCCTCGATGGCCAACGCCAGCAGATGGTCCTGACAGCCCTCGGCCAGCGGATACGGTTCCGGGCCGGCGTCCCGGACCCATGCGCCCGTACGGCACAGCAGGTCCACCACGGCGAGGTCGTCCTCGGACAGGCTCGCGCCCAGATAGTCGTTGCGCCACACCACCCGTCCGTCGAACGAGATGTGGTGCACCTCCGCCCCTTCGAGGTTGAGATCGGTGCCGGTGCGGCGACGCACCAGCGGGGACTCCACCGGCGTGCGCGGATCGGCCATCCGCACCACCGTGTCGTCCACGATCTCGCCGAGCGAGCCGCGCACCACAATCCGGCGGGCGCGCAGCGGATTCCACCACTGGTTGTCCGTGAAGTCGTACACGCCCGTGCGGGCCCTGCCGAAGTCCAGGAGAGCAAGGGTGGTGACGGCGTCCTTGGGCGTCAGGTCGTCCGACCAGCCGCCAGGCCTCAACGGGTCGGCGAGCGGGGCGGTGAAGGCCCGGGCCGTCACCGTCACGGGCCCGCAACCGACGTCCAGCGTGTGCCGGATCAGCGACATCGCGTGATACATGTGGGTCGAGGACACCTGGACGGACGTGACCTCGCCGATCACCCCTTCTCGTACGAGGGCGATACGAGCGGCGTGGCCGGGCATCAGTGTGTACTGCTCCGCGACCTGGACGAGTCCTCCGCCCCCGGCGCGCGTCGCGCCTCCCACGGCATCCCACAACTCCCGCAGCCCGTCCACGTCGGGCGCCGGCGGCGTCTCCGCGAGGACCGGCACCTCGAGCTCGACGAGTTCCCGTACGACCTGGGGCGTCACCTCCCACGGCACCGACGGGATCACGAACTCCGGTTTGCTGCCGCATAGTTCAGCGACCGTCCGGAAGGCGGGCACCCCCCACTCCGCCTCCACCTGGGCGGCACGTTCGGCCGAGCGCGTCACCACGCCGGCCACCGCCAGCCGTTCGGGCAGCGCCCTCGCCAGCCGGGCGAAGAACTCGGCCCGCCAGCCACTGCCCACGATGCCGAACCGTATGGGTGCTGCGCTCACGTGTCCGCTCCTTCCCACAGCCGGGCCGCGAGTCTAACCCGGCGACCTGTGCCGCACACCGCCGGCCGCCCGGCCGCCCGCAGCGCCCGCTGCCCGCCCGCCATCGTGGTCAGCTGCGCAAGTAGGAAGCCCCGTTGACGTCGATGATGGTGCCGCTGGCGAACACCGCCTCCGGCGAGGCCAGCCACAGCACCGCGGCCGCGACCTCCTCCGGGCGGGCCACCCGCCCGAACGGCGACTGCCGGCGCACCGCCTCGCCCTCCGGGCCGTCGAAGACCGAGCGGACCATGTCGGTGTCCACGAATCCCGGCGCCACCGTGGCCACGCTGATGTTCCGGCCGGCCAGCGCCACGGCCATCGACTGGCCGAAGGCGTTCAGCGCCGCTTTGGACGCGCCGTACGCCGGGCAGTCTGGTTCGCCGCGGAACGCCCCGCGGCTGGAGACGTTGACGACCGCCCCGCCGCCCGCCGCCACCAGGTGCGGCACCGCGCAGAACGTCGCGTTGGCCGCGCCGGTGAGATTGGTGCCGAGCGTCGCCGACCAGACCGCCTGCCACTGTTCGTACGAGGTACTCAACGGCGGGTGCGCCAGGAACACGCCGGCGTTGTTGACCAGCACGTCCAGGCGCCCCAGATCCGCGGCGGCCGTGTCCACGGCACGCCGCACCGCCTCCGCGTCGGCCATGTCCGCCCGGACGGTGACGTGCCCCTCGCCCGGAAGCGACGCAGCCACCTGCTCGGCCTCCCGCGCAGACCTGTTGCAGTGCACCGCGACCCGGTCCCCGGCCTGCGCGAACGCCTCGGCGACGGCCCGGCCGATGCCCCGGGAAGCGCCCGTGACCAGCACTCCGCGGTTCACCTGGCCACCTCCGCGACACCGTCGATCAGCCGCTGCACGTCCTCCCCGTCGACGTACGGGGCGAGCCCGGCACGCACCGCGCCGGTGTCGCCGAGTCCCAGCAGCCGCGATGCCTCCAGCGCGTAGAAGTTGCCCGCGGGGGCGTTCACACCGCGCCGCGCCAGCCGCTCGTAGACCTCCCGGCCGGGCACTCCCTCCACGGAGAAGAACACCGTCGGCGTACGGCGCGCCGGCGCGCCGTACAACCGCACCCCGCCGATGCCCGACAGCCCCTCCAGCAGCCGCTCCAGCAGCTTCTGCTCGTATGCCTCGACCGCTCGCATCGACTCCAGTACCCGGCCGCGCCGGTCGCCCGCCGAGGACGCCAGTGCGGCGATGTAGTCCACGGCCGCTGTGGTGCCGGCGAGCATCTCGTACGGCAGGGTGCCCAGCTCGAAGCGTTCCGGCACGTCGTCGGTGGAGGGCAGCAGCTTGTCCGGGTGCAACTCCTCCCACAGTCCGGGATCGGCGACCACGACACCATGATGGGGGCCGAAGAACTTGTAGGGCGAGCACGAGAAGAAGTCGGCGCCCAGGGTGGCCAGATCGACCGGCGCGTGCGGCGTCAGGTGCACCCCGTCCACGTACAGCAGGGCTCCGGCCTCATGGACGGCCGCGGCGATCGCCGCTATGTCGGGGCGTGTGCCCAGGAGGTTCGATGCCCCGGTGACCGCCACCAGCCGGGTCCGGCCGGACAGCTGTTCCCGGATGGCGTCGACGCTCAACTCACCGATCGCGGGATCGAACGCGGCCCACCGCACCGTCGCACCGGCGGATTCGGCCGCCTGGATCCACGGCCGGATGTTGGCATCGTGGTCAAGGCGGGTGACGACGACCTCGTCACCGGCTGTCCACTGCCGCGCCAGGGCGCGGGAGACGTCGTACGCCGCCTGCGTCGCCGAGCGGGTGAAGACGACGCCGCGCGGCTCGCAGCCGAGCAGGTCCGCCATGGCCTGCCGCGCCTCCTTGACGACGTGCTCGGCACGGCGCTCGGCGGCCGTCACCGCGCCCCGGTTGGAGATGCCCGAGCACATCACCGCGGCCATCGCCTCGGCGACCTGGCGTGGCACCTGTGAGCCACCCGGCCCGTCGAAGTGGGCCACCTTTTCCTTCAGCGCGGGGAAGTCGTCACGGATTCGCAGGACATCGAGATGCATGTACCTATCCTGCCGGAGCGCGGATTCCGCGCGGGCCGGGTCACACAGGACGGATCCGACCCCGCGGCAACCGGCTACCCCTACGCCTGGCGCGTACGCGCCTGGGACTCCAAAGTCGGGCTCACGCCCTCCGGCGTCAGCCGCGCCTTCGGCGCCAACCCCAGCGAGGTCGTCCCGATCAACGGCAACAGCTACCGCCTCAAGAACCGCCTCCAAGCCATCGAGCGATGGCGGAGGCCACCTCTGATCAAACTCAAAGCCAGCGGAAGACCGCGGGCATGGAACGCAAGAAGGCGGTCCGCGTGCCCATCCAGTGGCCGGGGTCGGCGCACCGTCGCGAACGGCCGGCCGCGGCCCACGGTGAGCGCGAAGGAGGCGACCGCCGGCCGTGCGCGTCGGCGCCGTCCGCACCATGCATGAACTTGAACGGGCCCCACACGTGGGCGTCGATCTGTGCTTGCGTGACGTCGACTTCGTGTGCGAGTTGGCGTTCTTTGTCGTCGTTGTCCACGACGCGGATGTGGTCCAGGTAGCCGAGGTTGTCGGGGCCGGCGAGGTGGACGTTGAGTTTTGCGCGGTCGCCGCCCGCGTCTTCGAGGGTCACGTCGAGCTGGGGGTCAGGTCGGCATGCCAGCGGTCGCGCTCGATACGGGCAGCCGTCGTCGCGGCTGCGGCGCTGAGGCCGGCGTTCCAGTGAATGTCCACGAGGCGCACAGTAGGGCCACACGCGGACATTAACAGCGGAATCGGTGGTTCCTTTGTGCGTGCGCTGGTCACTGGCCCGGAGCAACACCCCGCGCGGAGAACGGCCCCGGGCCGCACGCTGGCGGTATGCGCACCGTCTTGGACCCGAGTCCGGCCGCCGGCTCCCCATCGGAAAGGAGCGGTTCATGAGCTGGGAACCGTCCTGCGAAGGCATCGTCCGAAGCACTCCGGGCGTGGATGCGGTGTTCCTCGCTGATCTCAGCGGGAACCTCTATGGCACCAGCGACGCCGCGCATTGGCGCCCCTCGCCCCAGGAGACCAAGGAGATCGTGCAGACGGTCCGCGATCCCGAAGCCACTCCGCGCCTGGCGGTTCAGGGCGAGAATTACGCGCTTACAGCCCGACAGGACGACACCGTCATCGGCAAGAAGACCGACAAGGCAATCGTCGCGGTCGCCACCAGCAAAATCGTCATCGTCGCCCGCGTCGACGAGAACGCCGCGCCTCAAGCCCTGCGCAAGCTCCAGACCTACGCCGCCGAGAACGCCAGTTGACGATCAGCGGCAAGGAGCAGCCCACCGCGCGTCCGACCGCCCCGGGTTGCATGCTGTCGGCATGCGCGCGATCTGGATCGGCTACGTCAGCTTCGGCCTGGTCAGCCTACCCGTCCACCTCTACTCGGCGACCGAGGAGCACGGCACGGGGTTCCATCAGGTTCATCATGCGCGCGACGGCTCCAGGATCAGGCACCGGAGGGTGTGTGAGAGTGAGGACGTCGAGGTCCCGCAGTCGGAGATCGCGTGCCGCCTGGAGCGGCCGGACGGCCGCACCGTCGTGCTCCTCGATAAGGACCTAGCCGCGCTCCCCCGCCCGACGAACACACGGTGGAGGTCCTGGGGTTCATCGATGGGCGCGACGTCGACCCGGTGCTCTACTCCTTTCCGTATTGGGTTGGGGTCGCCGGCGAGCAGGGGCAGCGGCCGTAGGCGCTGCTGGTGGAGGTACGTGCCCGGCACGGTCGGGTGGCGGTCGCGAAGGTCACCTTGCGTACCGGGGAGCGACTGGCGCTGCTGAGGCCGCGCCGGGGCGGTCGATGACACGCCTCCCTAGCGGAGTCCGGAACCTCCTGCCCACGGCGCCCTGACTCCGCCGGCCACACCGGACTGAGGTCTCGCACTCGGGATCATGCGAACGGGAGTACCCATGGTGCTTCCGACGAGGTGATCACACGAGGCATCCCGCGATCATCGCATCGGCGAGACCGAGCCTCCCGCCTTGAGACAGCCAGCCATGGCCCAAGAGCCCTTGCGGGGAATGCCGCCGTCCTCTGCCATGCCGCGTCCGTGGCTACTCCTGGCTCCCGCACGAAGACGGGCTACGGCCTCGATCGAGTCCGGATTTCAGACCGTCTTCCGCGCGTTCACGCAGGCCTGGAACCGAGCGCTTGGCGACGGGGCCGCGGCGACTCCTGAAGGCCGCGACGGGCACGGCCGATTCCGGGCCGCCCCGCCGAGGTGATCCGGCAGCGGTGCCGCAGGACCGCGTTCTTGCGCGGTTCCGGAACCGACTGCCGGATCTCCCCGCCCGGGGTGGCCCGGTGGACGTCCACGGATCGAAAGGACGTCACCAGTCCGAGTTGGTCGCCCCCAGACTCAGCAGGACCTGGTCGAAGGCGTTGCCGTCATTGTCATCGGTGTACGACATCGAGAGTGTGCCGAACGGCGAGGAAGCCAGCGAGAGCTGCTCCTGCCGACCGGTCGTGACCTGGCTGACGGACTGGGCCGGCAACCGGCCGGCGAAGGTGCCGTCGGGGTTGAGGCCCCGGGCCCAGACCGCTGGATCGGTGCCGGCGACGCTCCAGCCGACCACGGCGTCGCGCTGGTCGTCGATGCCGACGGTGGGGTTGCCCGCTCCGGCTCCGCTGGAGACCTCGACCTCGGCCGAGCCGGCGGTGCCGGTCGCGGTGAACGATCGGGCCCAGACGCCACGGGTCCCGGTGTGGTCGGACTCCCACGCCACAACGAAGTCGCCGTTGAAGTCGGCGGACACGGCCGGGCGCTGCTGCTGCCCGTCGCCGAGGCTGTTGGCACTGCGGCGGCTGAGTGTGACCGCTCCGTTCGCCTTGGCCAGCTTCACCAGACCGATCTGGTAGACGCCGTTGTTGTCGGTGTCCTCGTCCCAGACGACGACGGCGTCGCCCGAGGCGGAGGTCGCGACGTCGGGGTTGTGGTGCGCGCCGCCGGCCGCGTTGACCGTCACCTCGTAGGCCTTGGTCGTGGTCCCGGTGAACCCGGCTGCCTTCACCGTCGCCGCCGCTGTGCCCTGGATGTCCTCCCACACGACGGAGAACGCGACCGCCGTGGTGCTGTTGGGCGCGCCGTCCGGATCGACCGCGACGCGCGGATGGATCTGCTGGCCGTCGGCGCTCGCGTTGGCCTGGCCGGAGCCGAGGAGCGCGCCGGCCGGGGAGAGCACACGGTAGGTGATGTTGTAGAACCCGTTGCCGTCCGGGTCCTCCGCCCACACGACGACGGCGTTGCCCCGGTCGTCGAGTCCCACGTCGGGTTGCAGATGCCGCCAGGCCATGCCCGCGGTCCCGCCAGCCGAGAGCTTCTTCTCGTAGGCCGAGACGCCGTTGCGGTACATCCGCACCCACACGTCGCTGTGCGCGTTGTCGCCCGGGCTGGTCGAGTCGCGGTCGTCCTCCCACACCACCGCGACGTCGCCGAGGCGGTTGGCCGTGATCGATGGGGTGTCCTGGTCACCGGCGGAGTCGCTGTTCGCGGCCGCCCAGGACGAGGGACCCGCCGCCGAGGCGGGGCCGACCATGGCGAGGACGGCGACCAGGCCGGCGACGGCTGCGCCGAGTACGGAGAGCTTACGCATCGGCCAACCCCGGCTTTCCCTCGTGGATGACAAAGGTCCGAGCGGTGGTCGCCGGCGCGCCGTGTTCGGTCACCGTCGCCACCGACCGGAAGTCGGCTGTGAGCTGCGACGGCGTGATGTGCGTACGGACGTAGCCGCGCCGATTGGAGTAGAAGCGCAGATGCGGGTTGAGCGATCCGTTGGGGATCGCCGTGGTGGCGCTTCCGTTGCCGGTGCTGGTGATGGAGGTGCAGACGAGTTCGGAGCCGATCGTCGCCGACGACGGATTGGCGTAGTCGGCCTTGAGGTCGTTGCCCCACGACGCGTGCACGTCACCGGTGAGGACGACCGGGTTGCGTACGCCGCGGTCGATGATGCCCTGCTGGATCCGCGCCCGGCTGCCCCGGTACCCGTCCCAGGCATCCATGTTCATCGCACCCGCCGAGTTGACGTTGCGGGCGAAGAAGACCTGCTGGCCTATAAGGTCCCAGGTGCTCAGATGCTGGCCCATTCCGTCGAGCAACCATGCCTCCTGGGCCGCGCCGGTGATCGAACGGGCCGGCAGATCGGCGTCGGCGCAGACCTTCGTCCCGTCGCCACAGGCCTGGTCGTCGCGGAACTGGCGGGTGTCGAGCATGTGGAACGTGGCCAGGGTGCCCCAGCGGACCCGGCGGTAGAGCTGGATGCCGTTGCCGGAGGGGGTCGCGGCGGCCCGCAGCGGCATGTTCTCGAAGTAGGCCTGGTACGCGGCGGTGCGACGCGCGGTCCACTGGGCCGCCGTCAACACGGGGCTGCTGTCGGCGCGCACCATGTTCGCGTAGTTGTTCTCCACCTCGTGGTCGTCCGGCACGACCAGCCACGGCGCGATCGCGTGCGCGGCCTGCAGGTCGGGGTCGCTGCGGTAGAGCGCA includes:
- a CDS encoding Gfo/Idh/MocA family oxidoreductase, whose amino-acid sequence is MSAAPIRFGIVGSGWRAEFFARLARALPERLAVAGVVTRSAERAAQVEAEWGVPAFRTVAELCGSKPEFVIPSVPWEVTPQVVRELVELEVPVLAETPPAPDVDGLRELWDAVGGATRAGGGGLVQVAEQYTLMPGHAARIALVREGVIGEVTSVQVSSTHMYHAMSLIRHTLDVGCGPVTVTARAFTAPLADPLRPGGWSDDLTPKDAVTTLALLDFGRARTGVYDFTDNQWWNPLRARRIVVRGSLGEIVDDTVVRMADPRTPVESPLVRRRTGTDLNLEGAEVHHISFDGRVVWRNDYLGASLSEDDLAVVDLLCRTGAWVRDAGPEPYPLAEGCQDHLLALAIEESALTGVPVTTAVEAWADR
- a CDS encoding SDR family oxidoreductase, producing the protein MNRGVLVTGASRGIGRAVAEAFAQAGDRVAVHCNRSAREAEQVAASLPGEGHVTVRADMADAEAVRRAVDTAAADLGRLDVLVNNAGVFLAHPPLSTSYEQWQAVWSATLGTNLTGAANATFCAVPHLVAAGGGAVVNVSSRGAFRGEPDCPAYGASKAALNAFGQSMAVALAGRNISVATVAPGFVDTDMVRSVFDGPEGEAVRRQSPFGRVARPEEVAAAVLWLASPEAVFASGTIIDVNGASYLRS
- a CDS encoding cysteine desulfurase-like protein, translated to MHLDVLRIRDDFPALKEKVAHFDGPGGSQVPRQVAEAMAAVMCSGISNRGAVTAAERRAEHVVKEARQAMADLLGCEPRGVVFTRSATQAAYDVSRALARQWTAGDEVVVTRLDHDANIRPWIQAAESAGATVRWAAFDPAIGELSVDAIREQLSGRTRLVAVTGASNLLGTRPDIAAIAAAVHEAGALLYVDGVHLTPHAPVDLATLGADFFSCSPYKFFGPHHGVVVADPGLWEELHPDKLLPSTDDVPERFELGTLPYEMLAGTTAAVDYIAALASSAGDRRGRVLESMRAVEAYEQKLLERLLEGLSGIGGVRLYGAPARRTPTVFFSVEGVPGREVYERLARRGVNAPAGNFYALEASRLLGLGDTGAVRAGLAPYVDGEDVQRLIDGVAEVAR
- a CDS encoding profilin, whose product is MSWEPSCEGIVRSTPGVDAVFLADLSGNLYGTSDAAHWRPSPQETKEIVQTVRDPEATPRLAVQGENYALTARQDDTVIGKKTDKAIVAVATSKIVIVARVDENAAPQALRKLQTYAAENAS
- a CDS encoding alkaline phosphatase D family protein translates to MSNLSRRIFILGGLTTASVAALQLGAMAQPSAAASAPFPFTLGVASGEPDDNSVVLWTRLAPTPTNADGQGGMPNADVAVDWQVSTNPNFTTLVSSGTSTARYAQAHAVHVLAGGLAPDSEYYYRFRAQGFVSPVGRTRTAPAPNTVGRDFTMAFASCAHYEQGYYTAYRRMADDRPDLILHLGDYIYEGGATAGAVRQHLGSEIVSLADYRRRYALYRSDPDLQAAHAIAPWLVVPDDHEVENNYANMVRADSSPVLTAAQWTARRTAAYQAYFENMPLRAAATPSGNGIQLYRRVRWGTLATFHMLDTRQFRDDQACGDGTKVCADADLPARSITGAAQEAWLLDGMGQHLSTWDLIGQQVFFARNVNSAGAMNMDAWDGYRGSRARIQQGIIDRGVRNPVVLTGDVHASWGNDLKADYANPSSATIGSELVCTSITSTGNGSATTAIPNGSLNPHLRFYSNRRGYVRTHITPSQLTADFRSVATVTEHGAPATTARTFVIHEGKPGLADA